The proteins below are encoded in one region of Methanomassiliicoccales archaeon:
- a CDS encoding catalase, with the protein MNKVNAKERPLTDNFGKTVGDDQNTLTAGKNGPALVQDIHLIEKLAHFDRERIPERVVHAKGAGAHGFFEVTADVTKYTKANFLSKVGKRTEVFVRFSTVGGEKGSADAERDPRGFAVKFYTEDGNYDMVGNNTPVFFIRDPLKFPDFIHTQKRNPANNLKDPDMFWDFLSLTPESVHQVTILFSDRGIPATFRNMNGYTSHTYKWYNERGKYFWIKLHFKTEQGIKNLTAEEAEMVKGKDPDHATRDLHDAIERGEFPSWKVELQVMTPEQAEKYRFDPFDITKVWPHGDVPPITIGRMVLNKNPVNYFAEVEQSAFSPANFVPGIDASPDKLLQGRLFSYHDTHRHRLGANYHLIPVNSAKAAVVENYQRDGPMRTDDNGGGGPNYYPNSFKGPQPNMAFAEPPFELEGEAARRPYDHPNSDFVQPGDLYSKVMTEDERKRLVSNIVGHLGGAKKRIQYRQTAIFYKADADYGKRVAKGLKLELKKVKELAEMSQEERVVATEEGGKL; encoded by the coding sequence ATGAACAAGGTGAACGCCAAGGAACGGCCGTTGACCGATAATTTCGGAAAAACCGTAGGGGACGACCAGAACACCCTGACGGCAGGTAAGAACGGGCCTGCCCTGGTTCAGGACATACATCTGATCGAGAAGCTAGCGCATTTTGACCGGGAACGCATACCAGAGAGGGTCGTACACGCCAAGGGCGCCGGCGCTCACGGATTTTTTGAAGTGACGGCCGACGTGACGAAGTACACCAAGGCCAATTTCCTAAGCAAGGTAGGAAAAAGGACCGAAGTGTTCGTGCGATTCTCGACCGTCGGTGGGGAAAAAGGTTCCGCCGACGCTGAGAGAGATCCAAGAGGGTTCGCGGTTAAGTTCTACACCGAGGATGGCAATTATGACATGGTGGGGAACAACACCCCTGTCTTCTTCATCCGCGACCCGCTCAAATTCCCGGACTTCATCCACACCCAGAAGAGGAATCCTGCGAACAACCTGAAGGACCCGGACATGTTCTGGGACTTTCTGTCCCTAACGCCGGAGTCCGTACATCAAGTGACCATCTTGTTCTCGGACCGCGGCATACCGGCCACCTTCCGCAATATGAACGGTTACACCAGCCATACATACAAATGGTACAACGAGAGAGGGAAATATTTCTGGATCAAGTTACATTTCAAGACCGAGCAGGGCATCAAGAACCTGACGGCCGAAGAGGCAGAAATGGTCAAGGGAAAGGACCCGGACCACGCTACCAGAGACCTGCACGATGCCATCGAACGAGGGGAGTTCCCCTCTTGGAAGGTTGAACTGCAGGTCATGACCCCGGAACAAGCGGAGAAATACCGATTCGACCCATTTGACATTACGAAGGTGTGGCCTCACGGCGATGTCCCGCCAATTACCATCGGCCGGATGGTTTTGAACAAGAACCCTGTGAACTATTTCGCAGAGGTGGAGCAGTCGGCCTTCTCCCCTGCTAATTTCGTACCGGGGATAGACGCCTCCCCAGACAAGCTGCTGCAGGGAAGGCTGTTCTCGTATCATGACACACACCGTCACCGGCTTGGGGCGAACTACCATCTAATTCCGGTGAACTCTGCAAAAGCCGCGGTGGTGGAAAATTATCAGAGGGATGGACCGATGCGCACGGACGATAATGGAGGCGGCGGTCCGAACTATTATCCCAATAGTTTCAAGGGACCACAGCCCAACATGGCCTTTGCGGAACCGCCCTTCGAACTCGAGGGAGAGGCGGCGCGGCGACCTTACGATCACCCCAACTCCGATTTCGTCCAACCTGGGGATCTGTACTCCAAGGTCATGACCGAGGACGAGAGAAAACGTCTGGTGAGCAACATCGTCGGTCATCTTGGCGGTGCGAAGAAGCGCATACAATACAGGCAGACAGCCATATTCTACAAGGCGGACGCCGATTACGGCAAACGCGTAGCCAAGGGATTGAAGTTGGAACTGAAGAAGGTAAAAGAGCTGGCCGAAATGAGCCAGGAGGAAAGGGTAGTGGCCACCGAAGAAGGAGGAAAATTATAA
- a CDS encoding CxxC-x17-CxxC domain-containing protein — protein MHDVVCSDCGAKTQVPFKPTEGRPVYCRDCFQKHKPKDRF, from the coding sequence ATGCATGATGTAGTTTGCTCCGATTGCGGAGCGAAGACTCAAGTCCCTTTTAAACCAACCGAGGGCAGACCTGTATACTGCAGGGACTGCTTCCAGAAGCACAAGCCGAAGGACAGGTTCTAA
- a CDS encoding DUF1638 domain-containing protein, which produces MSNEGRLAIVGCPVLEDEIVYLLSKDAGLEDIFVVEDDHSRNLLRKLCPVRSGVQRIKETDVDDLPASKGRSVLVWMKSMGLHEEPKELGAEVARAVKRLDGKCSVVLLFYGLCGNAFKDMNLLFEGVDTPVVILTDNEGKTVDDCIAVPLGGTEGYLRLLKRYAGVFYMTPAWAENWPDLIDKMDFTRGTEMGNLDMLKMLFEMAGYCKVLRIDTGLGDRENFHDNVRKFSKEFEFQELDLETDLVSTKVSDDAYQKCLELIENGNE; this is translated from the coding sequence ATGTCTAATGAGGGAAGGCTCGCCATAGTAGGATGCCCGGTACTGGAGGATGAGATCGTCTATCTCCTTTCGAAGGACGCGGGACTTGAGGATATCTTCGTGGTGGAGGACGACCATTCCCGTAATCTGTTGCGGAAACTTTGCCCGGTCAGATCTGGGGTCCAGCGGATCAAGGAGACGGATGTCGATGACCTGCCGGCAAGCAAGGGGCGATCGGTCCTCGTATGGATGAAGTCCATGGGACTTCATGAGGAGCCGAAGGAACTGGGGGCGGAAGTGGCACGGGCAGTAAAGAGATTGGACGGAAAATGTTCGGTCGTCCTTCTGTTCTACGGCCTCTGCGGCAACGCCTTCAAGGACATGAACCTGCTCTTTGAAGGGGTCGACACACCCGTGGTCATCCTGACAGACAATGAAGGGAAGACCGTAGATGATTGCATCGCCGTCCCACTGGGCGGTACGGAAGGCTACCTACGTTTGCTGAAGCGCTATGCGGGCGTCTTCTACATGACACCAGCCTGGGCCGAGAACTGGCCCGATCTGATCGATAAGATGGATTTTACCAGGGGCACTGAGATGGGTAATCTGGACATGCTGAAGATGCTCTTTGAGATGGCTGGATACTGCAAAGTGCTGCGAATTGATACCGGCCTTGGTGACAGGGAGAACTTTCACGATAATGTGCGGAAGTTCAGCAAGGAGTTCGAATTCCAAGAGCTGGATTTGGAGACGGACCTGGTCTCCACCAAGGTCAGCGATGACGCATATCAAAAGTGCTTGGAACTGATCGAGAACGGCAATGAATGA
- a CDS encoding MBL fold metallo-hydrolase — protein MDIIFMGTNGWYDTDTGNTLSILIRSKDFNVVLDAGGGLHKLDRYADLSKPTVIMLSHHHLDHLIGLHQLVRFRFKNKVTMVGLIGTYDALHELLREPYTVPMGLLPYNIETLEVKEGMHDRPFTFHSRLLFHSTPCLGYRLELDGRSIAFCTDTGPCKNTIELARNVDLLITESAFRTGESSDLWPHLTPEDALHIKEESGAKRLVLTHFDAFKYPTLADREDIELRYPGKLTVSKDDMMITL, from the coding sequence GTGGACATCATATTCATGGGGACAAACGGCTGGTATGATACGGACACGGGGAACACCCTGAGCATATTGATACGTAGCAAAGATTTCAACGTGGTCCTTGACGCCGGGGGCGGGCTGCATAAGCTGGACCGTTACGCGGACCTTTCCAAACCCACGGTCATCATGCTCTCGCATCATCATCTGGACCACCTGATCGGACTGCACCAACTGGTCCGATTCCGTTTCAAGAACAAGGTTACCATGGTGGGCCTCATCGGCACCTACGATGCGCTTCACGAACTTTTACGAGAGCCATACACCGTCCCGATGGGGCTGCTGCCTTACAACATCGAGACGTTGGAAGTAAAGGAAGGGATGCATGACCGTCCATTCACCTTTCATTCCCGCCTTCTTTTCCACTCAACACCCTGCCTAGGCTACCGTTTGGAACTGGACGGGAGGTCCATCGCCTTCTGTACCGATACGGGTCCCTGTAAGAACACCATCGAGCTCGCCAGGAACGTCGATCTGCTGATCACGGAGAGCGCCTTCCGTACCGGAGAGAGCAGCGACCTCTGGCCACATCTCACACCGGAGGACGCCCTCCACATAAAGGAGGAGTCCGGAGCAAAGCGGTTGGTGCTCACTCACTTCGATGCCTTCAAATATCCCACCCTCGCGGACCGCGAGGACATCGAACTACGCTATCCGGGAAAATTGACGGTGTCAAAGGATGACATGATGATCACTCTATGA
- a CDS encoding ABC-F family ATP-binding cassette domain-containing protein, with translation MLLKAEGVGKAFGPKEVLKEVDIQIELGDRIGLVGRNGAGKTTLIKLLMGQLKPDVGTLSLRTNKICQLSQFVEVDHSATIDSTVAVLREEESPLRKRAEEIDAIMASGGDSDTDWNSISHEYAVIQEELARLSPQRTKGKAMDILEGFGLEEKSKGMMGELSGGERTKVMLSRTLALAEQSDLIFLDEPTSHLDIETVEWLEDQLLKLKGAVIIISHDRYFLDNVATRIIELENGKLTHYSGNYSLFMEKKALDRERLMQAHDKAVREKGRQERIAEELHNKYKYKSIHKTREKMADRIEVPEPPPQEADLQVRIYALGKSGKNVIIAKDLEVARGNRKVLDKLNLELEKGNKLGIFGPNGSGKTTLMKALQSKLPYLGELYVSPGVKVGYYAQEHELLDPEFTAEQQMKKTLGQQAIEARAILARLNLIGKDVERPISTLSGGERARLALAILLAQHKNLLILDEPSNYLDIPSKEAVEQALREYTGSMILVTHDRYMLDAVCNKVGELRDGKLYVFNGTYSEMKGREKFAQGVEVADIYKAVSNFKEWTSGVSYKAGDKVLIAKTELENFRWALDAGKLKKASGTELKKVRKAAPTSEDD, from the coding sequence ATGCTCCTCAAGGCGGAAGGGGTGGGCAAGGCATTCGGTCCTAAGGAGGTCCTCAAGGAGGTCGATATCCAGATCGAGCTCGGAGATCGCATAGGCCTCGTAGGTCGCAACGGCGCCGGCAAGACCACCCTCATCAAGCTTCTAATGGGGCAGCTAAAGCCCGATGTAGGTACCCTTTCATTAAGGACCAACAAGATATGCCAGCTCTCCCAATTCGTGGAAGTCGATCATTCCGCTACCATAGATTCAACGGTGGCGGTGCTGAGGGAGGAGGAGTCTCCCCTGCGCAAGCGGGCGGAGGAGATAGACGCTATCATGGCATCGGGCGGGGATTCCGATACGGATTGGAATTCCATCTCTCATGAATATGCCGTAATACAAGAGGAGCTGGCGAGGCTTTCACCGCAGAGGACCAAGGGCAAGGCCATGGACATTCTGGAAGGCTTCGGGCTCGAGGAAAAGTCCAAGGGGATGATGGGCGAACTAAGCGGGGGAGAACGCACCAAGGTCATGCTCTCGCGGACACTGGCTCTGGCAGAGCAGTCCGACCTGATATTCCTGGACGAACCCACTAGCCATCTGGACATCGAGACCGTGGAATGGTTGGAGGACCAGCTTCTAAAGCTGAAAGGTGCGGTCATCATCATATCTCACGACCGATACTTCCTGGACAATGTCGCCACTCGCATCATAGAACTGGAGAACGGTAAGCTGACCCATTACTCCGGCAATTATTCACTGTTCATGGAGAAGAAGGCCCTGGACCGGGAGCGCCTCATGCAGGCACACGATAAGGCGGTCAGGGAGAAGGGGCGCCAGGAACGCATCGCCGAGGAGCTTCATAACAAGTACAAGTACAAATCGATACACAAGACCAGGGAGAAGATGGCCGATCGCATCGAGGTGCCTGAACCGCCCCCTCAGGAAGCGGACCTCCAGGTGCGCATCTACGCCCTGGGAAAATCCGGTAAGAACGTAATCATCGCCAAGGACCTGGAGGTGGCCAGAGGGAACAGGAAGGTCCTGGACAAGCTGAACCTGGAGCTGGAAAAGGGGAACAAGCTGGGAATATTCGGTCCCAACGGGTCCGGGAAGACCACGCTGATGAAGGCACTGCAGTCCAAGCTGCCTTACCTGGGCGAGCTGTACGTGTCGCCGGGTGTCAAGGTGGGATACTACGCCCAGGAACATGAACTGCTGGACCCGGAATTTACCGCCGAACAGCAGATGAAGAAGACCTTGGGACAGCAGGCCATCGAGGCCCGGGCAATATTGGCCCGGTTGAACCTGATCGGCAAGGACGTGGAACGGCCGATCAGCACTCTGTCCGGGGGGGAGAGGGCGCGATTGGCATTGGCGATCCTACTGGCCCAGCACAAGAACCTGCTCATTCTGGACGAACCTTCCAACTATTTGGACATTCCAAGCAAGGAGGCGGTGGAGCAGGCGCTCCGCGAGTACACGGGCTCAATGATCCTCGTTACCCACGACCGTTACATGCTGGATGCGGTGTGCAATAAGGTGGGGGAACTGCGGGACGGCAAGTTGTACGTGTTCAACGGCACCTATTCAGAGATGAAGGGAAGGGAGAAGTTCGCCCAAGGTGTGGAGGTGGCCGATATTTACAAGGCCGTTTCCAACTTCAAGGAATGGACCTCAGGAGTCAGTTATAAGGCTGGAGATAAAGTGCTCATAGCCAAAACGGAACTGGAGAACTTCCGATGGGCATTGGACGCGGGTAAGTTAAAGAAGGCGAGCGGCACGGAGCTGAAGAAGGTGCGCAAGGCCGCCCCCACTTCCGAGGATGATTGA
- a CDS encoding class I SAM-dependent methyltransferase has protein sequence MNQRPSQFPASEKHRLVDESRVKRQPVGIIIERMKLSPNEIVADLGAGVGYLSIPLANAGVKVIALDVQEEMLDALRERDGGSDRITSVKAELPTIPLPDSSLDRVVMLNVFHEVNDKGKLASEIRRVLRSDGRLTIVDWQARPTEHGPPFHERIPMNEAPRYFPGFKVKSGYDDENYYHLELSKE, from the coding sequence ATGAACCAAAGGCCTAGTCAGTTCCCCGCCTCAGAGAAGCACCGGCTGGTCGACGAAAGCCGCGTTAAAAGACAGCCGGTAGGGATCATCATAGAGCGCATGAAGCTATCCCCGAACGAGATCGTGGCAGACCTGGGCGCAGGCGTAGGCTACCTCTCCATTCCCTTGGCCAACGCCGGGGTCAAGGTCATCGCCCTCGACGTACAGGAGGAGATGCTCGACGCCCTTCGAGAAAGGGATGGCGGTTCGGACAGGATCACATCGGTCAAGGCCGAACTGCCGACGATACCCTTGCCAGACTCGTCCCTGGACCGCGTGGTCATGCTGAACGTCTTTCACGAGGTGAACGATAAGGGAAAGCTTGCTTCGGAAATAAGACGGGTGCTTAGGTCTGACGGGCGTCTTACCATCGTTGACTGGCAAGCTAGGCCCACGGAGCATGGACCTCCGTTCCATGAACGCATTCCTATGAACGAGGCCCCTCGATATTTCCCTGGGTTCAAGGTGAAGAGCGGCTACGACGATGAGAACTACTATCATCTGGAGCTAAGCAAAGAATGA
- a CDS encoding class I SAM-dependent methyltransferase: protein MNTRDSWDRLYAGDDRPWKGEPEAFLPTEGSVLELGVGNGKGLSAFSLDAVPIGLDFSRQALISCRRWHSLPLIQGNVTALPFKDGSFPFVSASHVLGHLIQEERRKAAQEMVRVMTQGGSIYINVFGEGDMRCGKGTEIEERTYERGNGIVCHYFLPGEIGSLFPGLKVIRNWERCVHKRYHGQEEVRQERRYLLRLE from the coding sequence ATGAACACCAGGGATAGCTGGGACCGGTTGTACGCCGGAGACGATCGCCCATGGAAGGGTGAACCGGAGGCTTTCCTGCCCACCGAAGGGTCGGTGCTGGAATTGGGCGTAGGGAATGGCAAAGGATTGAGCGCGTTCTCGCTGGACGCCGTTCCTATAGGTCTTGACTTCTCCCGGCAGGCTCTGATCTCCTGCCGCCGCTGGCACTCGTTGCCTTTAATACAGGGGAACGTCACCGCTCTGCCTTTCAAGGACGGTTCGTTCCCTTTCGTTTCCGCATCCCACGTGCTCGGACACCTTATTCAAGAAGAAAGACGCAAGGCCGCCCAGGAGATGGTCCGTGTTATGACCCAAGGGGGGAGCATATACATCAACGTCTTCGGCGAGGGGGACATGCGCTGCGGGAAGGGCACCGAGATAGAGGAGCGCACCTACGAAAGAGGGAACGGCATCGTCTGTCATTATTTCCTTCCGGGGGAAATAGGATCGCTATTTCCTGGACTGAAAGTAATTAGGAATTGGGAAAGGTGCGTTCACAAACGATATCACGGCCAGGAAGAGGTCAGACAGGAAAGGCGCTACCTCCTTCGTCTAGAGTGA